The following nucleotide sequence is from Nitratidesulfovibrio termitidis HI1.
TGCTGGCGTACGACCTGATGCGGACGAAATAGGCGCTGTCGGGGTCCAGGGGACGGCCCTTGGCGTCGCCCAGCACTTCGATGCGCACGGCGGCGCTGCCCGGCTTGACGATGCCCAGCTGTTTCGCGGCGGAATAGGAAACGTCGATGTCGCGGTTGCCGCGATAGGGGCCCCGGTCGTTCACCGTGACCAGCACGGAGCGGCCGTTGGAAAGGTTGGTCACGCGGACCACGGTGCCGAGGGGCAGGGTCTTGTGCGCGGCCGTCAGGGCGTTCATGTCGTAGGTTTCGCCGCTGGCGGTCTTCTTGCCGTGCAGGTCGTCGCCGTACCACGAGGCGTGACCACGTCTGGCGGGCGCCTCGCTGGCTGCCGCGGGCAGCGACGCGGGAAGCAGCGCGCAGAGCATCAGGATGGTCGTCAGGTATCGTAGGGGGTGGCGTCGGGTCATGGGCCTCCTGCGGTTGCGTGCCACGGAAGATCGTGGCGAGTCGTGTCCTGCCCGGCGCAAGGACGCGGCTCTGGGGCAACGTTCGGTCTGTCCCGTTGTGCAACGGGCTGCCGGGCAAACCTTGGGGGTGGCACCTCGACAGTACCGTGTTTTTCCCGTATATCGCCGCACGTGTCAACGTGCCGCAATCCCGGCATGTTACGGAGTGGTGTTGCGGCAACATACTGTTGCGCCACAGTGTGCCGAGAGCCGTGTTGCGGCATTATTTTCTGTCGTTCTTCCCGCGACGTGCCCCGCGCATCGTGCGCCCGCGCCGCCGCGCCTTTTCCTGCACGCGGGAGTCGTTCATGTTGCTGTATGCCAAGCTGATGCTGGCCACCGTGTTCTGGGGCGGCACCTTTGTTGC
It contains:
- a CDS encoding septal ring lytic transglycosylase RlpA family protein — its product is MTRRHPLRYLTTILMLCALLPASLPAAASEAPARRGHASWYGDDLHGKKTASGETYDMNALTAAHKTLPLGTVVRVTNLSNGRSVLVTVNDRGPYRGNRDIDVSYSAAKQLGIVKPGSAAVRIEVLGDAKGRPLDPDSAYFVRIRSYASKAEAERLVRKLEREGEAAARVRARTENGRKRWMVCVGPFRDFDDARALRRHLMQRHADIDIVADRARD